The DNA region GCGACACCGCGCAAGTGGAGTTGCGCCACCTGCCGAAGGCCGTCGTCCCCGATGGCGAGCGGGGCGGGCCACCGCCGGTACCGGGCTCCACCATCGCCGACTTGGAGCGCTACGCCATTCTGAAGACGCTCGAAGCATGCGGTGGCTCGACCTCGAAGGCGGCCCTCATCCTGGGCATCTCGACGCGCAAGGTCCAATACAAGCTGCACGAATACGGGGCTGCCGGCGAGCCCGAGCTGGAGTAACTCGCGTGGCAGACCGAACGGTCCTCGGCGTCTTCGAGCTCAAGAAGACCTTCAAGAAGCCCTTCTCCGGCAAGAAGGTGGAGGCTGTGCGGGGCATTTCGTTCGAGGCCTTCGAGGGCGAGATCTTCGGATTCCTCGGCCCGAATGGCGCCGGCAAGACGACGACCCTCAAGATGCTGACGGGGCTCATTCGCCCAACCGGTGGTCGCGCTTCGATCCTCGGCGAAGCGGCGCCCTCGCCCGAGGCCATGAACCGCGTCGGCCTCTTGCCCGCGAACCCGTACATTTACCCCTACCTCACGCCGCGCGAGTTCGTCTCCCTCTGCGGCCGCCTTTCAGGGGTCTCGGGCGCCGCGCTCCCAAAGCGCGTGGAGGCGGTCATCGAGCGGGTTGGCATGAGCGAAGCCATCGATCGGCCGGCTCGCAACCTCTCGAAGGGCATGCTGCAACGCACCGGCCTCGCGGCGGCATTGGTGCACGAGCCTGAGTTGCTCATACTCGACGAGCCCATGAGCGGCCTCGACCCGGTGGGCCGCAAAGAGGTGCGCGACCTCATCATCGAAGAGCGCCGCCGAGGGCGCGCGGTCTTCTTCTCCAGTCACATCCTCAGTGACGTCGAGATGCTGTGCGATCGCGTGTGCATCCTGCGCGCGGGAACGGTGGTGCTGAAGGGCACGATCCGCGAGCTCGTGGGCGGCGAAGCTCGCTCGGCCGAGATCACGCTCGACAAGGTGTCCGATGCGCTCGCCGAAGACCTCCGCACGAAGGGGCATGAGCTCCGGGCCCTCGGCTCGGCGCACGTCCTTGAGGTGAGCGGCGACGATGCGGTTCACGAGGTGCTCACGGCAGCCCTCGCCGCAGGCGCCCATGTGTCGAGCGTCATTCCGAAGCGCGAGACGTTGGAGCAGATCTTCGTCCGCCGCGCTCTTTAGCACTCGCTCTGGTTAGAAGCGTCCCTCGACGCCCAGCGCGAGCCCTCGGGCGCTCGGCGTGATCCGCGGAGCCACGGACACGCCCTCATGCGAAGGCGTGTCGGTCGGCGTCGCCGGTGCCTTCGGCGGCGGCAGCTCCGTCGGGCTCCGCCTTTGCACGCGAACGACCTCCGGTGAAAATGCGAGGTTCGCCTGGACGACACCGAACAGGGCCGTGGCCGCGAAGATCCCGTAGGCGCTGAGGTTCACGATCTGGAGCGTCCGAGCCGAATCGCGGTGTGACTCGGCTTGCGCCGTGGCATCGGGACGTGCCGACGGATCGTAGGTCTCGTTCATGGCCCGCCGCTCGGCGAGGTAAAACGGAACAACCGCCGTGCCCACGGCGACGAGCGCGGTCTCGACGCCAAGGAGCGTCCAGCCGAGCGCCCGCTGGCCGTTTTGGAACTGGCCAGCGCCGAAAGGAATGAACGCTACGTACCGGTTGCGGGGCTCGCGCACAGTTTCTTCTGAGGCGAGGCGCTCGAGTCGAGCGACGCGGTCGGCCTCGCGTTTGCGGTCCGCCTCCTCGCGCGCCTTGCGCTCCGCGTCGCGGCGCGCGACCTCACGCGCTTGTGCGGCGAGCCGCTCGCGCAAGCGGTGCCTCGTGTCGCTGACGAAGTCGAGGACGTCGGTGGGAAAGCTCAAGGGGTCCGGCTCGAAGAGCGGCTCTTTGGTCAGGAGCTCTTCGAAGATGCGGCTCGCTTCTGCGGGCTCCTTGCGCGCAAGCTTCACGGCTCCGTAATACATGAGCGCTTCCGTCACGACGGTCGGCTCCTTCAACGTGCCGCTCTTCGGGTCGAGCATGGCCCGAAACCGCGTGTCGGCCTCCTCGTAGGCGCGGGCCCGATAGGCGTTCTTGCCGCGATCGAGGTCCGCGAGCTCGTTGCCCCACGCGACTCCCGAGAGGAGCAACGTGGCCGCGAAGAGCCAAGCCTGGGCACCGCGACGCATCGAAGCTGAGCTTATCGGAGCGTGAGCCCCCATTTCCATGGCCCTGAACCCGCCCCGCAAGCCAGGCAGCTAGCCAGGCAGCTAGCCAGCCCGCTAGCCAGCCAGTCTATTCGATGGTGACGCTGCTCTGTTTGCCGGCCGCTAGCTCGACCAGCTCCTTGCGGTTCGGCGGCGAGAGCTCGGCCACAGTGACGGTCTTTTTGCCCGACGTGCCGAGCGGAACGCGGACGATCTCGCGGGGCCCGAACACCGGCATCGGCACTTCCAGGATCTGGAACTTCGAGGTCGACTTGGTCTCGACCACCAAGGTCGCTGGCCGCATCGCCAATTTGATGTCGAGCTCCACGTCCTGGTCGCCCGGCGCCACCGTTCGGACCTCCGGTTCGCAAGCGTCGTTGGCGCAGGTCAGCTTGATGGTGTGCGCGTCGCGACTCGCCGTGATGCGCTTGCCCGCTTCGATGCGCGGCACCGGCGTGCCGTCGAGCGTGAGCGTGACGCCGTAGGTCGGGAGCACCGAGCGAACGACGAGCTCACGCTCCGCCTTGGCCACAACGGCCGAAGCCACGGTCCGGACGACCGGCGGAGCCGGCAGCGGCGCTGTCGTCGGCGCGGAGGGCGGGGGCGGCGGCGTGGAAGGCGCGACCGCCAAGCTCGGCGCCGGCGCGTCGACGACGCGCGATGGGATGGGTTTCGCGGTCGCCGGCGGGCGCACGAAGAACCGGCTGCCGAAATAGCCGATGACAGCAAAGGTCACCATCACGGCCGCAATGGGGACGCCACGCCGCAACGCGCGTTGCCGTGCATCGATGCGGCCTAGGCTCGACGCGCTGGCCAAGAGCGCGGGGTCGTTGGGCGCGTACGCCAACGCGCGGTTGGTGTACGAGGCCGCGTCCATGTGGCGTCCTTCGCGACGGGCGTCGGTGCCCAGCTTCGCGAGACGCGGGACGAGCTCCTCTTCTAGCTTCGCCGAGCATTCTTGCGGCGCGTCGAAGTAGTCCGCCAAGAGCGCCTTCGTGTCACTCACGCCGACGCGAGCGAGCTCGCTCACGATGGCGTCGCGCATCGCGTTGGCGCCGGCGAAGCGATCCTTGGGCTCACGCGCCAATGCCCCGTCGAGGATCGTCGACCACGCCCGCCCGACCTTGGGCCGCTCCCGCTCGGCACTCGGGTAAACGCCCTCGAGGACGCGACGGAGCACCTGCGCGGGGTTGGCGCCTTCAAACGGCAAATGACCGACCATGCACTCGTAGAGCAAGACGCCGAGGCCGAAAACGTCAGCGCGCGCGTCGACCTCGCCGCCTTCGATTTGCTCGGGAGCCATGTGCGCCGGGCTGCCCAAGACCTGGCCGGTGGACGTGACGCCCTGCGCGTCGAGCAGCTTGGCGATGCCAAAATCGGTGAGCTTGACGCGAACCCTTTCGGGGAGCGTGGCGCCTTCCGCGAAGGCCTTGTGCTCGAGGATCACGTTCTCCGGCTTGATGTCGCGGTGAACGACCCCCTCGGCGTGCGCGTGGGCCAGCGCGCCCAATAGCTCGACCGCGAGCGACGCCGCGACCTCCGGTGGCAGCTCGCCGCCGTCTTTGAGGATCTTGCGCAGCGTCGCCCCCCGCAAGAGCTCGACGACGAGGTATTGCTCGGGCTCGTCGTCGGCGGAGACGTCGAAGACCTCGACGATGTTCGGGTGACGCAGCTTGGCGACGGCGTGCGCCTCCCCGCGAAAGCGAACGGCGACCTCCGTGGATTCGCGGAGGTGCGGATGAATGACCTTCACGGCGACATCCCGCGCGAGGCGGTGATCGCGAGCGCGGTAGACGGTCGCCATGCCACCGTGACCGATCTCTTCGATGACCTCGTATTTCCCGAGCTCCGGGAGCCGTGGCGAACGAGATCGCGCGGGCGGCGCGAACATTCCTAGGAGTCTATAGCGGTTTTGGGCTCGTGTCGTCGGTCGCTTGGCTTTTGGCCATGTGCGCCGCGAGCTCGCCATGGAAGGAGCGAAACGCGCTCTCGCCGGGCCAAGCTGGCGCCCCGGCGAGGAGGCGCGCCGCGTGGGCGCGGTCGCCCGCGTCAATGGCCACGATGGCCTCGCCATAGAGCATCGCCCAGTGGACCAGCGGCGAGTTCTTGGCAGCGCGCCTGAGCGAGCGCAGGTCGTCTTGGCGACTCCGATGCGCGAAGGCCCGGGCAAGCGCGGCGACGCCACGCCGGAGCGCCACCACGCGCCGATTCACCCAAAAACCTGCCTTCGGCCGGGGCAACGCCTCGAGCATGTCGGCCTGCATGAGAGAGCGCGCCTGCTCGCCTTCGAAGGTGTCGAGCAAGGTGTCGAGCACGAGCCTTTGCTCCACCGCCGCGTCCCACGCGGGCCCGCGCGCCGCCCGCCCTAGCGCGCGCCGCGCCGCCGCCA from Myxococcales bacterium includes:
- a CDS encoding ABC transporter ATP-binding protein, yielding MRWLDLEGGPHPGHLDAQGPIQAARIRGCRRARAGVTRVADRTVLGVFELKKTFKKPFSGKKVEAVRGISFEAFEGEIFGFLGPNGAGKTTTLKMLTGLIRPTGGRASILGEAAPSPEAMNRVGLLPANPYIYPYLTPREFVSLCGRLSGVSGAALPKRVEAVIERVGMSEAIDRPARNLSKGMLQRTGLAAALVHEPELLILDEPMSGLDPVGRKEVRDLIIEERRRGRAVFFSSHILSDVEMLCDRVCILRAGTVVLKGTIRELVGGEARSAEITLDKVSDALAEDLRTKGHELRALGSAHVLEVSGDDAVHEVLTAALAAGAHVSSVIPKRETLEQIFVRRAL
- a CDS encoding serine/threonine protein kinase: MFAPPARSRSPRLPELGKYEVIEEIGHGGMATVYRARDHRLARDVAVKVIHPHLRESTEVAVRFRGEAHAVAKLRHPNIVEVFDVSADDEPEQYLVVELLRGATLRKILKDGGELPPEVAASLAVELLGALAHAHAEGVVHRDIKPENVILEHKAFAEGATLPERVRVKLTDFGIAKLLDAQGVTSTGQVLGSPAHMAPEQIEGGEVDARADVFGLGVLLYECMVGHLPFEGANPAQVLRRVLEGVYPSAERERPKVGRAWSTILDGALAREPKDRFAGANAMRDAIVSELARVGVSDTKALLADYFDAPQECSAKLEEELVPRLAKLGTDARREGRHMDAASYTNRALAYAPNDPALLASASSLGRIDARQRALRRGVPIAAVMVTFAVIGYFGSRFFVRPPATAKPIPSRVVDAPAPSLAVAPSTPPPPPSAPTTAPLPAPPVVRTVASAVVAKAERELVVRSVLPTYGVTLTLDGTPVPRIEAGKRITASRDAHTIKLTCANDACEPEVRTVAPGDQDVELDIKLAMRPATLVVETKSTSKFQILEVPMPVFGPREIVRVPLGTSGKKTVTVAELSPPNRKELVELAAGKQSSVTIE